From the genome of Persephonella atlantica:
TTTCCTGTAAACCCTTCCGGGAGCTATAACAGCAATGGGAGGTTTGTGTTTTAACATTGTTCTTATCTGAACAGGAGATGTATGCGTTCTGAGAACCATACCGTTGTTTAAAAAGAAAGTGTCCTGCATATCCCTTGCAGGATGGTCTTTGGGAATGTTCAGCATATCAAAGTTGTACTCTTCTTTCTCTACTTCTGGTCCCTCTGCGACAGAAAATCCCATAGATATAAAAATCTGCGATATCTCTATAAGGGTTGATACTACAGGATGGGCACTTCCCACTTCAACCCATGAAGGGGGAAGGGATATATCTATCCTGTCCTTTTTCAGCTCTTCTTCCAGTGCCTTTTCTTTCAGAATCTGCTCTCTTTCTCTCAGTAGATTTTCTATCTCTTCCTTTATTCTGTTTGCAACCTGTCCTATCTCTTTTCTCTCTTCTGGTGAAAGCTTTCCTAACGTTTTCAGGACATTTTTTAGCTTTCCCTTTTTCCCTAAAAACTCAACCCTTATCCTGCCAAGCTCTTCTAAACTTTCAGCATTTTTTATAAGCTCCGCAGCCTCTTTTTCTAAGCTTTCTACTTCCTGTTTAAGTCCCAATATCTACCTCTGGGCAAGGGCTGATTTTGCAGTTTCTGCAAGCTTTGTGAAACCTTCAGGGTCTGTTACTGCTATATCGGCAAGCATCTTTCTGTTAAGGTCTATTCCCGCAAGTTTCAATCCGTGGATAAACTGGCTGTAAGAAAGACCGTTAAGCCTTGCTGCAGCATTGATTCTTGTTATCCACAGCTTTCTGAAATCTCTCTTTCTCAGTCTTCTGTCTCTGTATTCGTACTGAAGAGACCTTATAACCTGTTCTTTTGCCCTTCTGTAAGAACGGTGCTTTGCTCCATAATAGCCTTTTGCAAGTTTTAAAATCTTTTTCTTGTGTTTTTTAGATGATGGTCCTTTTACTCTCATTTATCTTTCCTCCTTTATACGTCGTTTGGAATTAATGCGGCAACCTTTGCCTTAAGGTTGTCAGGAACATACTTTGCTTTTCTGCTCTGTCTTTTTCTTTTGCTGGATTTTTTTGTGTTGTAGTGGGATACACCCCCTTTCCAGTATTTTATCTTCCCTTTTGCAGTAACTTTAAATCTCTTTGCTGCCGTTTTGTTTGTTTTCATCTTTACTTTTGCCATAATAGTTCAAACCTCCTTTTTTAATAGCAGGAAAATTTAGGAAATAGACTTTATAGTATAAAAAGTTTTTGAAAAATAATCAATTAGATTTCAAAGGACAGTTTCTGAAGGATTTTTACCAGTTTTCTGACTGCCTTTCCCCTGTGGGATATTCTGTTTTTTTCTTCTGGCTCAAGCTGTGCCATTGTTTTGCTGTAACCTTCTGGAATAAAAATAGGGTCATAACCAAACCCTCTGTCACCTTCAGGCTTTTCAGATATCGTCCCATAACAGTAACCTTCAGTCCATATACCTGAACTTTCTGGGCTGTAAAACACAACAACGCTTACAAATCTCGCCTTTCTGTTCCTTTTGTTCTTTAGCAGTCTAAGAAGTTTATTAATGTTTGCCCTGTCTTTATCTTCCTTAATCTCTTCTTTTCCTCCAAAATCTATACTGTAAAATCTTGCTGAATAAACTCCCGGATATCCGCCTAAAGCCTCTACTTCAAGACCTGCATCCTCTGCAATAACAGGTATTCTGTAAAAATCACCGTATCTTTTTGCCTTTTTAATAGCATTCTCAAGGAATGTTTCCCTGTCCTCTTCAACAGTTATTTTTTCCTTCATATCCTCAAGGGAAAGGACATCTATTCCATACTGGGAAAAAATCTGTCTGAACTCCCTCAACTTTCCTCTGTTGGTTGTTGCCACAAGGATTTTATTCAACACTTATCCTCCTTGAAAGAAGATGACAGAATGCAAC
Proteins encoded in this window:
- the rpmI gene encoding 50S ribosomal protein L35, translating into MAKVKMKTNKTAAKRFKVTAKGKIKYWKGGVSHYNTKKSSKRKRQSRKAKYVPDNLKAKVAALIPNDV
- the rplT gene encoding 50S ribosomal protein L20; this translates as MRVKGPSSKKHKKKILKLAKGYYGAKHRSYRRAKEQVIRSLQYEYRDRRLRKRDFRKLWITRINAAARLNGLSYSQFIHGLKLAGIDLNRKMLADIAVTDPEGFTKLAETAKSALAQR
- the rdgB gene encoding RdgB/HAM1 family non-canonical purine NTP pyrophosphatase; this encodes MNKILVATTNRGKLREFRQIFSQYGIDVLSLEDMKEKITVEEDRETFLENAIKKAKRYGDFYRIPVIAEDAGLEVEALGGYPGVYSARFYSIDFGGKEEIKEDKDRANINKLLRLLKNKRNRKARFVSVVVFYSPESSGIWTEGYCYGTISEKPEGDRGFGYDPIFIPEGYSKTMAQLEPEEKNRISHRGKAVRKLVKILQKLSFEI
- the pheS gene encoding phenylalanine--tRNA ligase subunit alpha — protein: MGLKQEVESLEKEAAELIKNAESLEELGRIRVEFLGKKGKLKNVLKTLGKLSPEERKEIGQVANRIKEEIENLLREREQILKEKALEEELKKDRIDISLPPSWVEVGSAHPVVSTLIEISQIFISMGFSVAEGPEVEKEEYNFDMLNIPKDHPARDMQDTFFLNNGMVLRTHTSPVQIRTMLKHKPPIAVIAPGRVYRKDADPTHSPMFHQIEGLLVDENVTFRDLKGTLKIFLEGIFGKEIGIRFRPSYFPFTEPSAEVDISCTVCGGSGCRVCKGTGWLEILGCGMVDPNVFEAVGIDPEKYTGFAFGLGIERIAMLRYRINDIRLLFENDMRFNHQFKGIR